In the genome of Fusarium poae strain DAOMC 252244 chromosome 1, whole genome shotgun sequence, the window GGTTGACAGTAGACATGACAGGCTTGAGATCTGCCAGTGTTGTCTGCGCGTCGTAGTAAGCCGCCTGGCTGTGACTGTGTCCATGACCAGTGACTGGATGGCTCTCGCCCGCTGTGCTGCATGTGGATGGGATGAAGCCAACACCTGTGCTTGGAGGCATACCGTGGTCAAAGCTTCCTGGGTACGACCCTTGTAGACCCGCGGTTGGTGGAGGTGTAGCGAGTCCACCAGAAAAGGACTCGAATAGTGTAAGTCCATTGTTTGTTGCGGCGACACTTGGCACTTGGGCCAGACTCACGCTAGGATCCCATGCAGAGCTAAAGGTCTCGTTCATCGCTGCTGTCAtgtgttgattgattgaaggAGTAGGCGACATGATAGAATCTCGTGACATGGAGGCAGAAGGGTAGACAAGAGCCTTTTGCTGGTGGTAACGGGACATGGGGTCATTGACAGTCAACCATCGCCATGAGGTACCAGCGGGCTTGAAAACTGGGTTGTACTTGTACCATTGGTTGGTTGTGTTGAATCGCCAGAACACAATGCCCTGTCGAACCCATCGGTTCGAGTCGGGGGCGCACGACCAAAGCTCTTGGTACATGGCCACCTTGCAGATGAGGTCGCTGCCGGTGAGATCACGGCGAGCCCAAGAAGCGGCATCGCCGTCATCCTCAGAGCGCTTGCGCTTGCTACCAGCACGGTCGAGATTCTTACGATCATCAGCCTTGGTGCGCTTTTCCTTCTTGCGCTGGTGCTCAACATCAGGATATTGAACAGCCATACTCAAGATGCTAGCCCACTCAACGGCGGGGAAGGGAACATGGATATCCTGACGAGGTCGAGAGTGGCAGTCACAGTCAGGCTTGGAATCGCTGCAGCCTCGGCGGTGGATGCCGGTCTCGTTGGTGTATACGCTTGACTTCTTGTCATCACTGTGAAGCTCAGACGGTCGAGTGAGGCGGGTTACACACTTCCAACGGTGGTTTTGGAGGTTGGGGTTTGTGATTGCCACCTCAACAAAGCCGGTGAGCTCAGACCCAGAAGGGAAGCGAGCATGCTCATGCAACTCAAGAGTTGCGCACATCTCGAGAAGCAAACACTCCTCATCGCGAGTGGGGAGATCGAGAGTCTCGTAGATCTCGGGCGCATCCTTCTGCCATCGGCGGGTAACCGTCTTGACACAGGCAGAAGTGGTTCGATCCAGAGATCGGGTGTACTCGTGAAGTAGCACATCCTTGCCGAGTACACTTGGGCTGTCATCACAGTTGTTGTACTTGTTAAGATGAGGGAAGGACTCAGCGTCCAGAGGAGTGTCTTGTGCGTCGTAAGCAATCTCATCTCTGAACTTGACCTCAGAAGAAGAGACATAGACCTCTGCTGTCTTGGGCCGGACTGAGATCAGAGACTGGAGAGCCAGAAGTTGTGAGAAGTATTCATAGTTGGGCTTGACATCAGGTACTCGGCCCTCGGCAAGAGCAGTGAGAACGGGATTGGACTTGAAGGATTCTTGTTCCTCCTCGTCATAGTAGTCCTCCGAGTTTGTGGAGCCaggctccttcttctcctcagcaGGGAAAAGGAAGTGGACTAAAAACATCAGCTGAGGCCTCATATAAGTGAGGAGGTAATTGACTTACAGCATCGCAAATCCTCGAAGAACTTCTTGACAACTTGCATATGGCTTGAGACCTGCTTGCGTCCCATCTGCTCAATGCTGTCGTTGCTGTTGTCGATTCGGAAAATCTCCTTGCTGCCAAGAATGGCAACACATATTGTGAAGATGTATTCGCTGATAAGCATGTTGCGCCCATGTAGCTTTCCTCCCATTGAGAACTTGCGACGGCCCATATGAGGCATGAGAAGAACAGCTAACGATCGTTAGTAAAAGTCGGTTGAGGAGTTTTGTCGGGTACTTACAGTCAACAAAGGCATCTTCAAGCTCAGGTCTCCTCCAAACACCACCCTTATCCTTTTGGGTGTCCTTGTGTGCTTGTCGGTTACGATACTGGCGGAAAGCAGGCCAGAAGTAGAGAGGGTTGACACCATTTCGGGGTCTTCTTTGTTGGAAGCGAGGTTGGTTTCTTGGTGTAGGTACGCGGTAGAGGCACTCGAATGATTGTG includes:
- a CDS encoding hypothetical protein (BUSCO:7161at5125), giving the protein MSSSLYHPRPVLSSQRYTPSPDYLQDARRTYHNNSRLPLRETANNAQSHNFNSMVPCYSNPVGISPSVPVSLPAPMIPSQSFECLYRVPTPRNQPRFQQRRPRNGVNPLYFWPAFRQYRNRQAHKDTQKDKGGVWRRPELEDAFVDSVLLMPHMGRRKFSMGGKLHGRNMLISEYIFTICVAILGSKEIFRIDNSNDSIEQMGRKQVSSHMQVVKKFFEDLRCFHFLFPAEEKKEPGSTNSEDYYDEEEQESFKSNPVLTALAEGRVPDVKPNYEYFSQLLALQSLISVRPKTAEVYVSSSEVKFRDEIAYDAQDTPLDAESFPHLNKYNNCDDSPSVLGKDVLLHEYTRSLDRTTSACVKTVTRRWQKDAPEIYETLDLPTRDEECLLLEMCATLELHEHARFPSGSELTGFVEVAITNPNLQNHRWKCVTRLTRPSELHSDDKKSSVYTNETGIHRRGCSDSKPDCDCHSRPRQDIHVPFPAVEWASILSMAVQYPDVEHQRKKEKRTKADDRKNLDRAGSKRKRSEDDGDAASWARRDLTGSDLICKVAMYQELWSCAPDSNRWVRQGIVFWRFNTTNQWYKYNPVFKPAGTSWRWLTVNDPMSRYHQQKALVYPSASMSRDSIMSPTPSINQHMTAAMNETFSSAWDPSVSLAQVPSVAATNNGLTLFESFSGGLATPPPTAGLQGSYPGSFDHGMPPSTGVGFIPSTCSTAGESHPVTGHGHSHSQAAYYDAQTTLADLKPVMSTVNPFQSPATTSGLDLSSSLVYDNSECDTGLQGWDMPALDGWSTGTGSGSEWGSHHKVEPSSDQTSLWSQSQWAHMAGDRDGSPRPMKRRRGDAIGSHIPPTMTAAGGW